One Deltaproteobacteria bacterium genomic window, CTGCACGACCTCGATTTCGCCGCGGCGCAGTGGCGTCGCGTGGTCGAGCTCTGCCCGACCGACGGCGCCCCGCGGAGCGAGCTGAGGCGGCTCCTTTCGGCCCTGGGCCGCCTTCGAGAGCTCGAGGCTCTCCTCCTGAACGACATCTCCCGCTCGCTGAAGCCCGAGGAGAAGATCCCGGTCTACCTCGACCTGGCGCGGCTCGCCGCGGACCAGATGCAGGACCTCCGCACGGCGGCCGGGTACCTGCGCAACGCCCTGCAGCTCGCCCCACAGCACCGCGAGGTGCTCGGCCGCCTCGTGGAGGTCTACGAGAAGCTCTCCCAGTGGCGCGAGCTCGCCGCGATCCTGCGGCGCTGCGCCGAGCTGGAGCCAGACCTGGAGCGGAGGAGCCGGCACCTCACCCGCGCGGCGCGCGTCCTTGCCGCGCACCTCGGGCGGGACGACGACGCGCTGGCTCTCTGTCAGAAGGTGCGCGAAGCCCGCCCCGGCGATCGCGCCGCGGCCACACTCCTCGCGGAGATCTTCGCGCGACGTGGAGCGTGGCGCGAGCTCGCGCTTCTCATCGGCGAACAGATCGGCGTAGAGAGCGATCCGCTCGAGCTCGCCCGGCTGCACCTCGACATGGGTCGCCTGCTCCTCGAGCGGCTGAACGACCCGGAAACCGCGGCCACGCACTTCGAGCAGGCGCTCGAGCTCGACGCAGGTCGCGGAGACATCCTCCCGCTGCTCCGTCGGCTCTACACGGCCCTCGGCCGCTGGGACCTGCTCGTCGCGCTGATCCGCCGCCGCGCGAGCGCCGACGAGCTGCCCCCTCTCGAGCGGGCGGCCGCGCTCTGCGAGATCGGCCGCATCTGCGCCGAGCAGCAGTCCGACGTCGAGGGGGCCAAAGAGGCCTTCGAGCGCGCCGTGCACCTCGCCCCCACCTATCGCCCGGCCGTTACCGCGGTGCGGCAGCTCGCTCTGGCCCAGCAGCAGTGGCGGGACGCCGTGGCCGCCGCGCGCCTCGAGCTCAAGCTGATCGAGGACCCCGCCGAGCGCACGGAGCTCCTGCTCCAGACCGCCGACATCCTCCTCAAGCAGCTCAACCGGCCGAGCGCCGCCGCGGAGGCCCTCGAGGAGGCGCTCCAGGCCGACCCCAAGAACGCCCAGGCGGCGGAGCGCCTCTCGGCCATCTACTTCGAGGCCGGCGACTATCAGCGCGCGGGAGACCTCCTCGAACAGGTCGTCAGCTCGGGGGCAGAGCTGCCCGACCTGCACGACTACTTCTACCGGCTGGGCTTCGCGAGCGAGCAGCTTGGCGACGAGGACCAGGCCTTCTCCTATTACGTGAAGTCCTTTGGTCGCGAGCCGATGTACCTGCCGACGTTGAACCGGCTGGTGGAGCTCTGCTACCGCAGGCGGCAATGGGACAACACCCTGCGCATCGCCGAGGCGTTGATCGAGACCTACACCGATCAGAAGTCCCCCGAGGAGATGGCGGAGCTCTGGCTGAAGGTGGGACTCTGCCACCTGCACCTCGCGCAGCGCGACGTGGCCGTGCGGCGTCTGCAGGAGCTCGTGCTCCGCCCCGGCGAGGTGCCGCGCACGCCGCTGCAGGCCTGGCAGGACGTGGCCGAATCCTGGGCCTCGACGCCGCTCGAACCGCAGCTCCTCGGCCAGGTGGATACCAGCGTCCTGTCTCGCGTGATCAAGGCCATGGAGCAGGTGCTCGTGTCCGTCCCGCAGCACGGAGGAGCGCTGCAGGTGCTTGCCGCGCTGACCCTCTCGCGGGCCGACTGGGACCGGAGCCTCCGCTACCTCGAGCGCGCCGCGGAGGTGCCGCGCCTCGACCGCAAGACGCAGGCCGCCCTGCTCCTGTCGGCGGGGGACGTCGCCGCGCGCCGCCTGCTCTCGGCGCAGCGCGCGGAGGGCTACTACCGTCGCGCGCTGGCCCTCCTGCCCGGCTCGGTGCGAGTCAGAGAACGGCTCGAGCAGCTCACCGAGGGTCGTCGTGCACCGGGCCGACCCGCAGCCGGAGGTCTCGGGGCGGTCTCGACGCTGCGGCGCGAGCTCGGGCCGCGCCCCGGGCCTTTGCCCCCGTCGCCGGTTCCGCTCGCACGGCGCGCGCCACCGCCGCCCCCTCCGCCCCTACCCATGCCGCCGGTCCCCGCCGCCGAGCCCGAGGACGAGGACGCGACGCGCCCGAAGCTGGACGCCCGCTCGTCGCAGCCCCGCATTCGCCGCCCGCCCGAGGATTGAGCTGCCGATCACGCGGGCAGGATCTCGAAGAGGTGCCGCGCCACGCGCTCCCCCGCGAAGCACCGATAGTAGCGGCCGAAGCGCCGGATCCAGATGCGAGAGGCCCCGACGCGCGCGTACTCCCAGTAGGCCCCTTCCCCCGCCGAGAAGCCGACGGCTCCGGCCACCTCCACCTCGGCGTGGCCGCTCCGCTGCAAGCGGTAGACAGCCCCCTCGTGCTCCAGCATCTCGGGCGGCTCTCCCGCCGCCACCAGGCCTGCCACGAGCCGCCCGACGAGAGCACCGTCCTGATCTTCGGCGTGCACGACCACCCAGCTCTCGCCCGAGCCGTCGTCGGCGCGCACCTCGCACCAGTGTCGCGTGCCGTCGCGCAGCACGGCCACGCCCTTCACGATCAGGTCCCGCCCGTCGAGGACCAGCACGTCCTCGGGCTTCAGCGCCGCCAGCGAGGGCTCAGAGGGCTCCGCAACCACCGCGACCGCCTGAACCTGGGTCCCGCCGCGTCCCCGTCGTCGCGCGAGGTGCACGCCGAGCGACAGGCACCCTCCGGCGAGGAGCATGGCGACCAACACTTCCATGCGTTCAGCTTAGCGCGTGGAGAGGAGGCGGCGCAGCTCGTTGTAGGCCGTCGTCAGGCGCTGGCTCAGGTCGGTCGCCAGGCGCTGCTTCTCGGGGTCCCCCGAATGCATATCGGGGTGGTACTTCCGCATCAGGACCCGGTACTGCTTGCGCACCGCCTCCTGGTCCGCGCCGTAGGGGCATTCGAGCTGCGCGTAGAGCCGCGCGATGCGCTCGTCCTGTCCCGCCGGCCGGGGACGCGCCGCCGCCTGCGGCCCCCCGGCTCCCCCGCGACCTGCGCTCGCCGTGCTCCCGGCGTTCCCGGTGCTCCGGGGCTGCGGCCCGGCCTCGCGCCGGGTCTCCGCGCCCGGTCGGCGGCCGGGCTGCCGTAGGGCCTCCTCGACCTCGTCACGCGCTTGAGCGTCCACCGATCGCGCCGCCCCTCGCTCGGCTGCCTCGCGCCGCTGCCGCCGCCGCGCCATCTCGGCCTCCAGCTCGCGGTCCGAGAGCTCCTCGAGAGCTCGCCCACCCGGGGCGTGGCCCCCATCCCCCGCGCGGTCGAGGAGCGCGTTCAGGTTCGAGCGCATCAGGTCGACGAAGCGCTTGCCGATGCTCACGGCTTCCTCGCGAGCAGCCGCTCGATGAGCCGCTGGCTGTAGGAGGTCAGCTCGACGAAGGCCACGCCCATCCCCGGCGGGTTGTGCGAGACGCGAACCACCTCGCCGATCCCCTCGATGGTCTCGATCTCCTCGATGATCACGCTGAACCGCAGGTTGACCTTCGTCCCGGGAGGGAGCGGGTCTTTCGAGCGGATGAAGACCCCGCTGCGCGAGATGTTCGTGACGTACTCGCTGATGAACTGCTCCACGCTCGCGAACTCGTGGTTGATGGTCACGCGCTGGTCCCGGGGCACCCTCATCGCACCACCCCGCCGCGGCCAAACATCAGAAAGCTGATTAATCCCAGGCACATGATTCTACTTAACATGGATCTCGAATTGCTCAAGGTGAAAGTTCTGCTGCGCCTCCACCTGCAGCGCCTTGCCGTAGCGCCGCTCGAGCACGAGCAGGTGATCCTGCTCGGATTCGGCGAGCAGGTCGGCCACGTCCGGATGCACGCAGACCAGCACCCCCTGCCCCGGCAAGGTCGGGGCCTGCCGACGGATCTCGCGCAGGACCTCGTAGCAGACGGTGAGGGCGCTCTTCACGAATCCGCGCCCCTCGCAGTACGGACAGGCCTCGGTGAGCTGCCGGCTCAGGCTCTCGCGCACGCGCTTGCGCGTCATCTCCACCAGGCCTAGGGCCGAGATCTCGAGCACGTTGGACTTCACCCGGTCGGCCTGCAGGGCCTGCTCGAGCGACCGGCCCACCTTCTGGCGGTTGGCCTCCCGGTCCATGTCGATGAAGTCGATCACGATCAGGCCGCCGATGTTGCGCAGCCGGAGCTGCGCCACGACCTCCTTCACCGCCTCGAGGTTGGTCTTGGTGATCGTGTCCTCGAGGTTGCGCCGCCCGACGAAGCGCCCGGTGTTGACGTCGATCGCGGTGAGCGCCTCGCCCTGGTCTATGATCAGGTACCCCCCCGACTTGAGCCACACCTTGCGGTCGATGGCGCGATCCAGCTCGAGCTCCACCCCGTACGCGTCGAAGAGCGGCTCGTTGCCCTGGTAGAGCTCGAGCGCGGGCAGCCTTTGCGGCAGAAACGCCGAGACGAAGTCCGTCACGCGCGCGTACTCGCCCTGGTCGTCGATGATCAGCCGCTCGACGGCGTCGGAGAAGAGGTCCCGCACCGCCCGCAGCGAGAGGTCGAGGTCGCTGTAGAGCAAGGCGGGCGCCTTCGCCCCTTCGGCCCGGCGCTGGGTCTCCTCCCAGAGCTTCACGAGCAGCTCCATGTCGGCGCGCAGGCTCTCCTCGGAAGCTCCCTCGGCGACCGTCCGGACGATGGCCCCCGTCCCCGGCGGTCGCATCCCCTCGACGAGCTCCTTGAGCCGCCGCCGCTCCGCCTCGCTCGTGATGCGGCGCGAGATGCCCACGTGGTCCACGGTGGGCATGTAGACCAGGTGCCGCCCCGGCAGCGAGATGTAGCTCGTGACCCGCGCTCCCTTGGTGCCGATCGGCTCCTTGGCCACCTGGACGAGCAGCTCCTGCCCTTCGCGCACGCGGTGCTGGATCGGCACCTGCTCGACGACCTCGCGCTCGAGCTCCTCTCCCTCGGGCGCGCTGTCGGAGCCGACCGACGAGCGTCCCTTGCGCGGCTCGTCCTCGCCACCGGGGGCGTCCCCGGCGTAGAGGAAGGCCGCCTTGCTGAGCCCGATGTCGACGAACGCGGCCTGCATCCCCGGAAGGACGCGCACCACGCGCCCCTTGTAGACGTTCCCCACGATCCCGCGGTCCCGGCTCCGTTCGACGTAGACCTCCGTGAGGTCCCCGTTCTCGAGGAGCGCCACGCGCTTCTCGGGCCCGTCGGCGTTGATGAGGAGGAGGCAGCTCATGGTGCGTGTGGCCTGTCGGTTCGGCGGCGCAGGGGCTCTGCTGGAGGAGACGGGCTCCCCGCCGCAGAGGTACTCCGTCGGCGGCGAGACGTCTACGACCTTTCGCGCAGGGCGCCCGGTGGGAACGCAGGGGGGGCGCGCCAGCGCGTCACACAACGCAATACAGTGTTAATTCAACACTATAAACAGTAATCCGCGTCCTCTCCGGGCCTCACCCGACCCCGGGTGGCTGACACGGATGTCGCGCTCCGGCCGGCCCCGACCTGCCCCCTCGCCGGCGTTAGTTTTTTAACTGTGGGGACTTAGCGAACCGGCGCCCCTGTGGCACATCCGTTGCTAATTTGTTGCCCCGTCAACACGGTACGGTACGCTCCCTTACGACCCATACTGAGCGACCGGCCGTGTCCGTGGGACGGGTTGACGGCTTAGACTTTGGATAGACTAGCTTTTTCTTAGACTTCTCGCTTAGCTAAATCTTCAGGTGTTGGTGAACCCCCCAGGACAAGAGCCGGGGGGTTCCGCTTTTTTGGGGGCTAGCGCCAGGCGCGGGCTACGACGGTGAGGCGACGCTGCCGTGGGCGTGCGGGGCGTCGGCCGTGCGCGCCACGATCCCCTCGAGCCAGACCGTTCCGGCCGCCACGCACTCCTCGCTGAACCCCGCCACACGCTCGAGGTAGCTCGTCGCGCTCCCCTGCTCGAGTGCGCGACGAAAGCGCTCGAAGGCAGGGCGGTCGTGCTCGCCGCGCTCGACGTAGGCCTCGAGGTGCGCCCCGAGGGCCGGCCACGCCGCGGCGAAGGCACGCTGCTCGCCGAGCTCGGTCTGGCCCCGACCGGTGTCGGCCTCCAGCTCGGCCATCGACTCCCCCATCCCGTCGGCCAGATCGGCGAGGCGCTTGATGCGCTCCTTGATGCCGCTCGCGATGGCCGCCTGCGCCCGCCGGTACAGCGCGCGGCGCAGCGCGTCTCCCCCGGCGAGGGGGAGACGGACGGCTTCGTACCAGTGCCAGAGCGCCGCCAGGTTGCCGATGTAGCGCAGGTTCTTCTCCACCTTGGCGCGCACGCGCCCGTAGCGCTTGGGAGAGAAGGCCCGCTTCATGACGGGCAGCGATTCGCCGACCACGAGCTCGTTCGGGCCGTAGTCCCGCCGATAGACGAACCCGGCGGCCAGGACCGTGCCGTAGTCGATCGTCAGCGGACCCACGAGGCCCCCCTGCCCGCCGAGAAAGACCCGAGGCGAGCGGAGCATCACCCCCCGCGGAACATCCCCGATGAGCGACGCCGTCGCCTTGTCGCCGTGCTTGCCGAACGGCGTGTAGTTGAAGTGAATGAACGAGCTCCCGACCTCGCTGTGGTCCTTGCGGCTCGTGCCGCCGGCCATGAGCGCGTCGCAGAAGTTGATGAGGCTGCCGAGCGTCACGAAGGGCAAGAGCACCGTCTGCTTGAGCCCCACGGTGTGCGCGCCGTTCGCCTGCTCCTCGAGCAGCGTTCCCCCGCGCACGTGCGCCCCCGACCCCATCGACGCCCCGTCGAGGAAGACCGCCTCGGAGAAGTACCCGCCGTGCAGCGAGACCCCGGGACCCACGGCGCAGTTCTCCACCGTCGCGGGCGCCTCGAAGCCGATCCGCGCCCCCGGGCAGATGAGCAGGTCCTTGCCGAAGAGCTTGGTGCCGGCGTGCAGCACCGTGCCCGGCCCATGGAGCTGTTCGAGCCGCACCTCGGGGCCGAGCTCCACCGCCTCCGGCGCCGGCAGCTCCACGCCCTGCGCCCTGAGCTGCGCCACTCTCTCGGTGTGTTGCATCCCTCCCCACCTCCATGCTCAGAAATAGATCTGCGCTCCGTGTTGGCGCTCGCGTCGCGCCACATGTTCCAGCAGGCGCCGCTTCTGCGCCAGGACGATCGCCACGTGCTCCCGCTCGACGAGCCAGCCTCTGTTCGGCCGGTGCCAGAGCGTCACGAGCTGCTCCTCGGTCAGGTGCCGGATCCGCTCCACGAGCGTGCGTCGGAAGAGCCCGAGCTCGGCGAGGAGCGCCTTGCACAAGCGCTTCTTGCGCGGGCTGGCCGACAGGCCGTCCCCGAAGTCGATGGCGAAGAGCCGGACGCCGTCCGGAGCGTGTCGCACGCTGCCGAGGTTACGCCGCCGGTCGTTGTTGTAGACCAGGAAGTCGAGGACGAACACGTCGGCGATCTCCTGCAGCAGGGCGCTCCTTCGCACCTCCTCGCGCCGCGCAGGGGCGAGGAAGGAGGCGAGCGCGAGGAGGTTCTGGCGGGTCGCGCGGTGCGTCCCGAGCCGGTCCACGTAGGCGGGAGCCCAGACGCGGAAGAAGCCGTAGAGGCTCGGCCCCTCGGGGCCCTCCTCCCAGAGCAGGTTCTCGCGCAGCTGCTCGGGGACCCGGGGGAGGGCCGCCTCGAGCGCCTTCCGGGGGACCACCCGCTCGTGGCAGGGGGCGATGCGCACCCTGAGGTGGCGCGCGAGACGGCAGACGGCCGTCTCCGTGGCCCAGTCGCGGTACCCGCGCTGTCGCGGCTTGAAGAACACCTCCACCGGGGGATGAGGTGGAAGCTGCACGCCGAGCCGGAACATCACCGACGGCTCGGTGGGCTTCTTGCGCACGAGAGCCTTCACCGCCGGCCTCCCGGGGGGTCTCACGAGCTTGCCGCGCGCGAGCACCTCCTCGGCCAGGCCGGGGTCGTCCATCAGCCGCAGCACGAAGGGGTTCTCGAGCGGCTGCTCGCTGCCGGGACGAAAGCTCGGCGGTCGCGTGGCGGAAATGGTGGCGGGCGGGTCCGGCTCCTCCGCGCGCACCCCCGGCGGCGCGACGAGCGGCGCGCCCAGCAGAACGACGGCGATTACGAGAATGGCAGGGCGGAACGAGCACTGCCCCTGGGGGCATCGGCGAGGCACGGCGCGGCGCGGACTAGTGCTCGTCCTTGTACTTCGCCACCTCATCCAGCACCGCCTTGCGCGCCTCGCGGTACTTGACCCACGCCTGCCCGACCTCGTTCAGATCCTTGTCGAAGAAGCCCTTGTTGGCCCGCTTGAAGCAGTCCTCGAGAGCCGAGCGGTCGCGGTCGTCGCCGGCCATCTTCTTGTGGACCGCCGCGTGAG contains:
- a CDS encoding J domain-containing protein — encoded protein: MSIGKRFVDLMRSNLNALLDRAGDGGHAPGGRALEELSDRELEAEMARRRQRREAAERGAARSVDAQARDEVEEALRQPGRRPGAETRREAGPQPRSTGNAGSTASAGRGGAGGPQAAARPRPAGQDERIARLYAQLECPYGADQEAVRKQYRVLMRKYHPDMHSGDPEKQRLATDLSQRLTTAYNELRRLLSTR
- a CDS encoding Rne/Rng family ribonuclease, whose protein sequence is MSCLLLINADGPEKRVALLENGDLTEVYVERSRDRGIVGNVYKGRVVRVLPGMQAAFVDIGLSKAAFLYAGDAPGGEDEPRKGRSSVGSDSAPEGEELEREVVEQVPIQHRVREGQELLVQVAKEPIGTKGARVTSYISLPGRHLVYMPTVDHVGISRRITSEAERRRLKELVEGMRPPGTGAIVRTVAEGASEESLRADMELLVKLWEETQRRAEGAKAPALLYSDLDLSLRAVRDLFSDAVERLIIDDQGEYARVTDFVSAFLPQRLPALELYQGNEPLFDAYGVELELDRAIDRKVWLKSGGYLIIDQGEALTAIDVNTGRFVGRRNLEDTITKTNLEAVKEVVAQLRLRNIGGLIVIDFIDMDREANRQKVGRSLEQALQADRVKSNVLEISALGLVEMTRKRVRESLSRQLTEACPYCEGRGFVKSALTVCYEVLREIRRQAPTLPGQGVLVCVHPDVADLLAESEQDHLLVLERRYGKALQVEAQQNFHLEQFEIHVK
- a CDS encoding DUF4178 domain-containing protein produces the protein MEVLVAMLLAGGCLSLGVHLARRRGRGGTQVQAVAVVAEPSEPSLAALKPEDVLVLDGRDLIVKGVAVLRDGTRHWCEVRADDGSGESWVVVHAEDQDGALVGRLVAGLVAAGEPPEMLEHEGAVYRLQRSGHAEVEVAGAVGFSAGEGAYWEYARVGASRIWIRRFGRYYRCFAGERVARHLFEILPA
- a CDS encoding PilZ domain-containing protein yields the protein MRVPRDQRVTINHEFASVEQFISEYVTNISRSGVFIRSKDPLPPGTKVNLRFSVIIEEIETIEGIGEVVRVSHNPPGMGVAFVELTSYSQRLIERLLARKP